A window of Argopecten irradians isolate NY chromosome 14, Ai_NY, whole genome shotgun sequence contains these coding sequences:
- the LOC138307022 gene encoding ribosome-binding protein 1-like: MGIGRLEGNELSKRFDWKKEITIDTQEKTATGGKRYNTTATGGKRSYTTATGGKRSYTTAIGGKRSYTTATGGKRYNTTATGGKRSYTTATGGKRSYTTAIGGKRSYTTATGGKGSYTTVTGGKRSHTTATGGKGHIRQPKGAIGHIRHPQGAKGHIRHPQGAKGHIRHPQGTKGHIRQPQGAKGHIRQPQRSKGHK, encoded by the exons ATGGGAATCGGCAGGTTGGAGGGCAACGAGTTATCGAAAAGATTTGATTGGAAGAAAGAG ATCACGATAGACACCCAGGAAAAGACAGCAACAGGGGGCAAAAGGTATAATACGACAGCCACAGGGGGCAAAAGGTCATATACAACAGCCACAGGGGGCAAAAGGTCATATACGACAGCCATAGGGGGCAAAAGGTCATATACGACAGCCACAGGGGGCAAAAGGTATAATACGACAGCCACAGGGGGCAAAAGGTCATATACAACAGCCACAGGGGGCAAAAGGTCATATACGACAGCCATAGGGGGCAAAAGGTCATATACGACAGCCACAGGAGGCAAAGGGTCATATACGACAGTCACAGGGGGCAAAAGGTCACATACGACAGCCACAGGGGGCAAAGGTCATATACGACAGCCAAAGGGGGCAATAGGTCATATACGACACCCACAGGGGGCAAAAGGTCATATACGACACCCACAGGGGGCAAAGGGTCATATACGACACCCACAGGGGACAAAGGGTCATATACGACAGCCACAGGGGGCAaaaggtcacataagacagcCACAGAGGTCAAAAGGTCATAAATGA